GAAGGATTGATGGACCTGCACCACGCACTTTCGCTCAAGAGCCAAATGAACATTTCACTCGTTCTCTTCTGGGCAATTGCGCTCGTAATTCTCGCCCGCCGTTTCGTGAACGGTAGTCGCGGCAAGAACATCTGCACAGGCGTCGTGTTTGGCTTAAGCGTCATCCTCTGCACGATTGGCGCAAGCGCTCTTTACAAAATGTACACGCTCGAAACGGACATCACGGGCGTCGTAACAGCCTCAAGCGCCGACGTGACAAGCGCCCCGAGCGACAAGTCGCAAACGCTCAACACGCTCTCCGAAGGCACAAGCTTCGAAGTCATTGGCGAACAAGGGAACTTTGCCGAAATCCGTCTCGGCGAAAAAATCCGCGGATTCGTAAAGCTCAGTGAAGTCGGGATTGTGAAGTAATAAGCAAATATATGAACCCGAACGAAAAGGTCATCGCTCGCGACCGCGATCATTTGTTAGAACTCATCGAAGAAACCTTCGAAACAGAAGGCAAGAACTGCGACTTGAGTTTTATCGACGTGTCGCAAGTGACTGACATGCACGATTTGTTTGCCGGGGAAGGTCCGATTCTTAATCTTGACACAGGTGAAGAGGAAGAACGGATCCCGTTCGATCTTGGCATCGGCCATTGGGATGTATCGAACGTGACGGACATGAGTCACATGTTTAACGGTTCGAATTTCAACGGCGACATTAGTCGGTGGAATGTTTCGAATGTGGAAAAAATGGCATGTATGTTTGATGAGTCACTGTACAACGGGGATATCAGCAACTGGAATGTGTCCAAAGTCCAAGACATGATGGCAATGTTTAGGGAGTCCCAATTTACTGGCGACATCAGCCGCTGGGACGTGTCTAATGTTCGGAATATGAGAGACTTGTTTAGAGGCTCTCAGTTCAACGGAGACGTTAGCGATTGGAACGTCTCAAATGTGACGGATATGGCTTATATGTTTTGCCTTTCTCCGTTCAATGGCGATGTCAGCCGTTGGAATGTTTCGAACGTGACGAATATGAATGCCATGTTCTCCGAAACTCCATTCAATGGGGATGTTAGCAACTGGGATGTGCATAACGTAACCAATATGATTTTGATGTTCGAACAATCAGAGTTCAATGGCGATGTTGGCAAATGGAATGTTTCGAAAGCTACAAATGTAGAAGGCATGTTCGAAAATTCCGCTTTGGAAAAAACAGGCAAACTCCCCGCCTGGTACAAAAATTTTCGTATCTAGCGTCTAAAAACTACACAATCTGGCCGCCGCCAAGAACCATGTCGCCATCGTAAAAGACGGCACATTGCCCCGGAGTCACTGCAAAAAGCGGTTCGTCAAAAACGGCGACCGCCTTATTTGTATCGACGATGGTAATTTCGCAGCCAACCGCCCGCTGTCGGTAACGCACCATGCCTTCGGCGCGGAACGTCGTCCCGACCTCCCGCGCACCGCCGTGCCATTCGCAGTTCATCAATTCAACACGGTCAAAGCAGACCGACGACTTATCGCCCGTCACCAGAATATCGCCCGTTTCCGGGTCCACATGCTTCACGAACGCAGGCACACCAATCGCCACGCCCAGACCTTTGCGCTGACCGACCGTGTACTTATGGAACCCATCGTGCGTATTCCATACCTTGCCCTTTTCATCCACGAAGCGGCCCGGGCGCGTCATCTCGCCAAAACGGTCCTTCAAAAACTCCGTGTACTGCGAACCGTAAATATCAAAGCAAATATCTTGGCTGTCGCCCGTCTTGGCGTTCACAAAACCGTTCTGTTCGGCGATTTCGCGCACTTCACTTTTCACATACGTTCCAAGCGGCGTAAGCACATGATTGCGGCGTTCATCGGGAACCCAGAACAAAAAGTAGCTTTGATCCTTGCCTGGGTCACGACCGCGCAAAAGCCTGCGCACACCATTCACTTCTTCGATGCGCACATAATGCCCTGTCGCCAAGAAGTCCGCACCGAGCGATTTGGCGTAATCCATCATCCAGCCGAACTTGATAAAGCGATTGCAATAGCAGCAAGGGTTCGGCGTACGCGCATGCGAAAAGTCCGCATGACAGCGTTTCAAGACTTCACCCGTAAATGCGTCGGAGCAGTTCGCCACGTGATGTTCGATACCGAGCTTTTCGGCAATCATCTTTGCACGGACCACACTCGGATCATTTTCGGCATCAAAGGCGCCATCGACATCGGGCAAAACGCGGAGCGTCACGCCCACGACTTCATAACCCTGCTGTTGCAAAAGAAGAGCGGCCACGGACGAATCCACGCCACCGCTCATGCCGACTGCGACTCTAGTTTTAGACATGGCGCAAGCGCTCCTAGTCAAATCTCAGCATCAACGCAAGTTCGAACTGGAGAATCTGACGCATGTGAGCCGTTTCGTCATCCAGCTTTTCGTAAATCTGCCTGTATTCGATGTACGAACTCAGCGAAGCCATCTTGTTGAACGTGTAAGATGCACTCGGACGGATAAACCATTCATGCGTTCTTGACGGAACCGTGCGGTAATTCAGTTCAAGCTTCGGCTTGTAAGCCACGAAAGGCTCCACGCCAGAATCATAGTGCCACTGCACAAAGACTCCGTCCGTACCGGATTCCTTGTTCATCATGTCGTAGCCCTGCACAGGTTCATATTCCTTGCGGATAGTCTTCTTGTAATCGTAACCGGCAGTGAGCTTCAAGTCGATATCGTTCTTGAGCTTAAAGTACCACTTCCAAAGCTGGAAGCCCTTATCAAGCTTCAACGGATACGAAATAGAGATGTCATCACCAACGTTAATGGCAAAATCGTTATAGAGCGATGTGTGCATCCACGGGGTTTTCAAGAAGTAACTTGTCGTATCTCGACATTCATCGTCGTCATCACGCGGGAAGCATGGATTAGAAATGACTTCCTGCTTCGGGCGACGATCCGTCGATTCAATCTTCAAGCGCACGCTGTTTTCGATGCGCAAGTTGTTCTGCGTCAAGAAAGACACTCGAATAAGCGGGTTGAAGTTCAAGACCTTCGCCCAAGAATCTTCGGCACTCTGGAACGGGCGTTTTGTCACAGAACGGCTATAGTCGAAACGGCTATTCAAGCTCACGCTACGGAAGCTGTTGAGCAAAGAGACCTTCTGGGCGATATTCGGAATGGCAATTCCAATGCCAAACTTCGGGAGAAGAGTCGTCGTATCGATATACAGCGGGTATTCACGAGACTGCGCAAAGTCCTCTTTCCACTGGAAGTCTGTCGAAACAGAAATATCCCAGAACGGCAAGGTAAAGCCTGTAGAAATCTGCAACGAACGCGATACCGCATTACGGAAACTTCCCTGATAAACAAGCGTATCCACATTCTTGTTTCTGTACTGGGCAAAACCGGTAAAATCATCGCGATCGGTCAGTCCCATATCGCCCGTCATGATATTCCAAAGACCACGGCTGCGGTATCCATTACCCAGACCCAAACCGTAAAGGTAATACTGGAACGGGGTCACGCCTTGTTCTTCGTACAATTGGGCAAGAGTAAAGTTTTCACCGATAGTGTTTGTACTAGCATTCCAGTTGAACTTGATTTCACGCCACTTGAGCTTATTCAAAGCGCTCGACACGGCGTTGTCTTTTCCGAACAGGTTTGCAATTTCAATAATCTTGAGCGTCGGAGTAAACTCGAAACGGTTCGTCTGCGAAATCGTCCAGTAGTTTTTTTCGACATTCGACGGATCGAAGAAATCGAAATCATCCGGAATCGTCTTCTGCTGGTTAAAGTCAGAAGAGAACTGCATATTGAACGGAAGGAACGGAATCAGCTTCGGGTTAAAGTTGATCCTGAACTGCTGATTTCTAGAACGTTCGTTACGGAGAATACCATAGGCACGTCCATATTCGCGATGCCCCACGCTATCGACCTTGTAGAACGAAGTCGTGTCATAGCGGATTTCATAGGAATCCGGATTCTGCATGTCAATCGCAAGTTGCTTGCCATTCGCATCCGTCTTTGCAATCGTATCCGTCGGAATAATCACAAGGCTGTCTCGAGACACATAAACCTTTCTGTCGGAATGGTCATGGTCAAAGATATAGCCACTAGCAAAGAGACCACCTTCATCAAAACTAAAGAAGTTTTCCTTGGTAAAGCCTTCACGGTCGCCGCCACCAAACATGTCACGCCTGATGTTTACCGCATAGTTCACAGAAAGGAACGAAAGGATGTTCCAGCGCATATTCAACTTGTGGTTGAGTTCTGCGGTATAGGTGACCACCTTATCGACCTGCGGTTCCACAAAGTCCGGATCGCGGGTCTGGTTCACATAGCGCACGTAGTTAAAGTCAAAGAGCGTCACATCAAACGTTTGCGGCCACGGTTCAAATTCCGTTCTCGAAAGATCCTTGAGCCAGGAATACTTGGCAAGACCTTCGAACGGTTTGAACTTGAACATGCTAAACGTACCCAGCTTATACTCGATCAAAGTGTGGTAGGAGTATGTGGAGTCCGCCGATGTCGTGGAGCGGCCTTCAGACTGGTGGTAAGAATAGCTCAATGCCGGACGTTCCAAGAATGCCTGAGAGAAGAATTCAGCAAGCTTGGATTCACGAGCCTTGTAATCCTTATGGTAGCTGACGCTAAAGCTCAAGTCCTGCTCATAGGATTCATAACCCTTGGATTCTGCATTATCCCTTAAGCGATTTTCTTCATCATCAGAATCTACAGCAAGGTCTCCCTGGAACATATCCCCAGTCAAATCGACAAAGCTGCTCTTCCTAAGCATCATGTCGTCTGTCGGCTTCATGTACGGACGCTTGGTAGAGCTATGGTAGCCAAACGACATCGGAATATGGTATCCGAGAGAATCATTCAAGAACTTGTTAAGGGCAATAGAAATGTCAGCCGAAACATCGAGCTGGGAGGCAGCTTGAGCAGGATCCGGTTTCGGAGAGCGTCCAGAATTGGAAAGCGTTGCAAAATCGCCATCCTGATAGCGTACGGCACCCGAAAGCGAAATGAAGTCTGCAAAATTGACCTGACCGTTCACACGGGCGGCATACCCCCATTCCGTATCCATTTCAGAAAGACGCAAATCATTGATCCAGAATTGTCCCTTCAAGTCATTCGGAGAAGCAGACGAATCAGCGATAATAACAAAGCGAATCCAGTCCACCTTCGTAATAGACGGATTACCAACCAAGCGGAGCATTTCTTCTCTATTTCCATCCAGCTTTTTCACCACTGGTTCCAGATACGGCGGGTGGCGACCACGCTTCAGATCTGAGAAGTCCGTCAAGTTCATCGCAAAGGCGTTGTCAAGCCAGTTCTGTTCATGGCAATCCTGCTGGCGGCTCGGATCGCAAGACGACAAGTCCAAATTGACCGGGCGGAAACTCCATTCATAAAAGTCCTTGGAACCGTCGATAGAGCCCTCACCGAATTGCAAGGCGAAGCGAACCGGCACTTTTTCAGTCTTCGATTCAGCCTTGTTTTCGTAGTGGATTTCCATCTTCAGAGACTTATACGTCGAGAAGTTCTTCGTGTCCGTTTCGAACAGGCGTGTCACCCCCACTTCCTGACCAGGAGTCAAGTTATGGTAATCGAGCACAAGAGCCGTTTCCTTGAGAGGAGCGTTCGAATCGGCATCGCGTTCCGTCACCGTATTCGGGGACTTGTAATACGTTTTTGCATTTTCGCGGTTGTTAATCGTCGAAACCTTGATGTAGGTCGTATCGCGAGTCACAACAGATTCAGAGATGCGGTTTTCGACACCATTGACTTCGACAATCTGGGAATTTTCAGAAGAAGTCGTGCGATAAAGGTCTGCGACAGAATTTTCTTCCCAAGCATTGCCCAGCACACCAAGGCTTACAATCTGCACCTTCGCTTCGGCAACACCAGGATTCAGCCTGCCCAACCACAGACGCGTAAACTGGGATTCTGCAAGAATTTCCTTATAGCTGTTTCCGGTCGGCGAGACAATCGTATCGTACTGGTTAAGAGGAATGCGCCACTTACGCCAGCCATTTCTGAGTTCTTCGAAATCGCCTTCCGTATTCGACAAGTCGATGCGGTAACGGACAAAGCTAATGTCCTTATCGAGAGAACCGTTCCTATTGATATCTTCGGTATCGTAAGAACGTTCACCCAGGTTGTTTTCTGTACCGTTGATATTTACAGGCGGGTCACTTTCTTCGTCCAAATCCTTGAAATCGTCACGGGCGATATCCCTTGTCGCGGCATCGATATTCGTAGAATTGTATTCGGCACCTCTACACGGAGAAACGCGGCAATCCCAAACCATTCTGGTTTCATCAGCACCCGTTTTTTCATCAAGACCGCGGTCATGCTGTGCCGTTGTCATACCGAGCTGGTTTTCACCGTTATACTCACCATTCGGAGCATAACCGCAAATCGAAAGGTCTTCGCTGATAAGACCCAAGTCGATAAAGATGGAACCGGAATTACCACGGGCGACAACTTCAATGTACTTCAGTTCGCTCATGTCCTGATAGTAAGAACTATTCGGACGCATGATACCACCCCAGGAATTACCCATCAAGTTGTCGTTCGGACGCAAAGTCAACTTGAGCACGGTCAAATGCTGGTTATCGACATCAGAATTACCGACGCTCGGATAAATGTACTTGTACAGCTCCGTATTGTTGCTATGCCAGATAAATTCACCCTGGTGCTTGTAGTCCTGGCTTTCGATATACGTTCTGTTATCCGAAGCAACACCGCCCGGAGGAGAAGCCTGATACCAAGAAAGTCTAGACAACGGATACACAAGACCTGTCGATGTCGATTCAAAATCTTCGACAAGGGCGGTCTGCGTCTTGCTGGTATTTGCATTGTGACGGCTACCGGCAAATTCCGCTTCAACACGCCAGT
This is a stretch of genomic DNA from Fibrobacter sp. UWB13. It encodes these proteins:
- a CDS encoding tetratricopeptide repeat protein, which produces MKNFKQIILTIAAALFLTSAASAADKCNGLEAGTKAYNENDFERAIDEWRTCVDEGIVNADLYYNLGNAYYRSGKLGFAIFYYKSALRLHPSDDDIQHNLNFAQTKTRDKEGDEEENPILEGLMDLHHALSLKSQMNISLVLFWAIALVILARRFVNGSRGKNICTGVVFGLSVILCTIGASALYKMYTLETDITGVVTASSADVTSAPSDKSQTLNTLSEGTSFEVIGEQGNFAEIRLGEKIRGFVKLSEVGIVK
- a CDS encoding BspA family leucine-rich repeat surface protein, producing MNPNEKVIARDRDHLLELIEETFETEGKNCDLSFIDVSQVTDMHDLFAGEGPILNLDTGEEEERIPFDLGIGHWDVSNVTDMSHMFNGSNFNGDISRWNVSNVEKMACMFDESLYNGDISNWNVSKVQDMMAMFRESQFTGDISRWDVSNVRNMRDLFRGSQFNGDVSDWNVSNVTDMAYMFCLSPFNGDVSRWNVSNVTNMNAMFSETPFNGDVSNWDVHNVTNMILMFEQSEFNGDVGKWNVSKATNVEGMFENSALEKTGKLPAWYKNFRI
- the mnmA gene encoding tRNA 2-thiouridine(34) synthase MnmA; this translates as MSKTRVAVGMSGGVDSSVAALLLQQQGYEVVGVTLRVLPDVDGAFDAENDPSVVRAKMIAEKLGIEHHVANCSDAFTGEVLKRCHADFSHARTPNPCCYCNRFIKFGWMMDYAKSLGADFLATGHYVRIEEVNGVRRLLRGRDPGKDQSYFLFWVPDERRNHVLTPLGTYVKSEVREIAEQNGFVNAKTGDSQDICFDIYGSQYTEFLKDRFGEMTRPGRFVDEKGKVWNTHDGFHKYTVGQRKGLGVAIGVPAFVKHVDPETGDILVTGDKSSVCFDRVELMNCEWHGGAREVGTTFRAEGMVRYRQRAVGCEITIVDTNKAVAVFDEPLFAVTPGQCAVFYDGDMVLGGGQIV
- the sprA gene encoding cell surface protein SprA → MRFRKSLKSALWGFAASSIVAVGSVWSQDGTLSSYESLFDDELFQDVPAPKSTASVASSSSAPAPVSSATSSKPQSQPSVAVSSASAPASSAEAPKSSAIASSASKPASSAVAPKSSSSVAKSSSSSSVNVPSSSSVVKESLSSASVKSSTSVATAPKSETVTPPRTVSSAETPAESVSEESMDAWTPAIKYIPVPKSTSPLDGLLPMGGIGMRSGLMNTSKGQIFAHDIDVATREIDVTEKRVNTVSRTDTTVLWTSHYPELADYVSDMYDVGRKRLWLNGLVGQNDGGYEAPETGSVFDITIPVNMPAWMKDFGFNKPKLMLKGSMDVRFKGYGEKDNAEGSTKTSLWPSPSLDYNPSFMVEGKIGPYITVEIKNVDEGLGSQNEVRVVYEESFKGEFEDYILQRVEAGTTNLSLTGTEFTGYSENHQGLFGIKADWKLGDWKLTTIASQDGGEQEEYSIKANESTTEFQVTDKQFLAYRYYFLNQEARSKYVDAAILGRSVSNYKVTDLKLYKRSALNTSDNVIKNVNVVYTTPQGKTITKTVDRMVEIPSTEFTYDSRTGIVKINGVNRNTLVAANYSNESRKGKMLRDGGEAVLIQWDAVLSELTDIDKLMLRNVYSIGISDASANNFVLRMKNKSGISGSYLKTLGLADTTSGTPLINDATIFTKDASGSYTGEMWLPCKPLSEYSGANAAVRARANCLEPLRNLDSSATMAQLYTLPVYNLNRYTSQFYFESVGKRRNSMISVRDPNSSYSVNSGSCMDISPGSEKVTAGSTTLIRGTDYEVNYELGQIELLSERALDPNKEIKVKFECEPMFEVDNKLLLGARAELPLDLYGFGAGSVFGITALYRSQSTTAEVPTLGNEPYSSFLWGFNIRLQDSVQALTDLVNAIPGIQTTAASNWRVEAEFAGSRHNANTSKTQTALVEDFESTSTGLVYPLSRLSWYQASPPGGVASDNRTYIESQDYKHQGEFIWHSNNTELYKYIYPSVGNSDVDNQHLTVLKLTLRPNDNLMGNSWGGIMRPNSSYYQDMSELKYIEVVARGNSGSIFIDLGLISEDLSICGYAPNGEYNGENQLGMTTAQHDRGLDEKTGADETRMVWDCRVSPCRGAEYNSTNIDAATRDIARDDFKDLDEESDPPVNINGTENNLGERSYDTEDINRNGSLDKDISFVRYRIDLSNTEGDFEELRNGWRKWRIPLNQYDTIVSPTGNSYKEILAESQFTRLWLGRLNPGVAEAKVQIVSLGVLGNAWEENSVADLYRTTSSENSQIVEVNGVENRISESVVTRDTTYIKVSTINNRENAKTYYKSPNTVTERDADSNAPLKETALVLDYHNLTPGQEVGVTRLFETDTKNFSTYKSLKMEIHYENKAESKTEKVPVRFALQFGEGSIDGSKDFYEWSFRPVNLDLSSCDPSRQQDCHEQNWLDNAFAMNLTDFSDLKRGRHPPYLEPVVKKLDGNREEMLRLVGNPSITKVDWIRFVIIADSSASPNDLKGQFWINDLRLSEMDTEWGYAARVNGQVNFADFISLSGAVRYQDGDFATLSNSGRSPKPDPAQAASQLDVSADISIALNKFLNDSLGYHIPMSFGYHSSTKRPYMKPTDDMMLRKSSFVDLTGDMFQGDLAVDSDDEENRLRDNAESKGYESYEQDLSFSVSYHKDYKARESKLAEFFSQAFLERPALSYSYHQSEGRSTTSADSTYSYHTLIEYKLGTFSMFKFKPFEGLAKYSWLKDLSRTEFEPWPQTFDVTLFDFNYVRYVNQTRDPDFVEPQVDKVVTYTAELNHKLNMRWNILSFLSVNYAVNIRRDMFGGGDREGFTKENFFSFDEGGLFASGYIFDHDHSDRKVYVSRDSLVIIPTDTIAKTDANGKQLAIDMQNPDSYEIRYDTTSFYKVDSVGHREYGRAYGILRNERSRNQQFRINFNPKLIPFLPFNMQFSSDFNQQKTIPDDFDFFDPSNVEKNYWTISQTNRFEFTPTLKIIEIANLFGKDNAVSSALNKLKWREIKFNWNASTNTIGENFTLAQLYEEQGVTPFQYYLYGLGLGNGYRSRGLWNIMTGDMGLTDRDDFTGFAQYRNKNVDTLVYQGSFRNAVSRSLQISTGFTLPFWDISVSTDFQWKEDFAQSREYPLYIDTTTLLPKFGIGIAIPNIAQKVSLLNSFRSVSLNSRFDYSRSVTKRPFQSAEDSWAKVLNFNPLIRVSFLTQNNLRIENSVRLKIESTDRRPKQEVISNPCFPRDDDDECRDTTSYFLKTPWMHTSLYNDFAINVGDDISISYPLKLDKGFQLWKWYFKLKNDIDLKLTAGYDYKKTIRKEYEPVQGYDMMNKESGTDGVFVQWHYDSGVEPFVAYKPKLELNYRTVPSRTHEWFIRPSASYTFNKMASLSSYIEYRQIYEKLDDETAHMRQILQFELALMLRFD